The Dethiosulfovibrio peptidovorans DSM 11002 genome has a window encoding:
- a CDS encoding biotin-dependent carboxyltransferase family protein — MKLLVRSPGILTTVQDLGRWGHQAIGMPVAGAMDPMALRRGNIMVHNDPGAAALEITVVGPKLSVQGSGIVALAGGDLGMTVNGTHVQPWTTVAVKDGDVVSFSGMKDGLCRGYLCVSGGIDVPPLMGSRSTYLRGKIGGLQGRALKAGDELDTGSPYILGERCVGFVCPEELRPDYSPSRPMDVVPGPQDDLFTDEGIKTFLSEEYVVSAAADRMGYRMEGPTIEHVDGADIVSDAICLGAVQVPGHGQPIVMMADRQTTGGYTKIAVLTANSVARLAQRLPGQPVRFSAMSQDQAIIEAREEKGRLESLRLALEGWIADPTRDERERSEPTTEGQCRITVDGETYEVQWEKI; from the coding sequence ATGAAGCTGCTCGTCCGATCTCCAGGCATATTGACCACCGTGCAGGACCTGGGCAGATGGGGACATCAGGCCATAGGGATGCCCGTAGCGGGAGCGATGGATCCCATGGCGCTTCGCAGAGGAAACATCATGGTCCACAACGACCCAGGGGCTGCCGCCCTGGAGATAACCGTCGTGGGCCCAAAGCTCTCGGTTCAAGGAAGTGGAATCGTGGCTCTCGCCGGAGGAGACCTGGGCATGACGGTCAACGGAACCCACGTACAACCCTGGACGACCGTCGCGGTAAAGGACGGCGACGTTGTCTCCTTCTCCGGGATGAAGGACGGCCTGTGCAGAGGCTATCTATGCGTCTCCGGAGGAATAGACGTGCCGCCTCTCATGGGAAGCCGCTCCACCTACCTGAGGGGAAAGATAGGCGGCCTCCAGGGCAGAGCCCTCAAGGCCGGAGACGAGCTGGACACAGGCTCTCCCTACATCCTAGGGGAGAGGTGCGTCGGCTTCGTATGCCCCGAAGAACTCAGGCCGGACTATTCCCCCTCCCGACCGATGGACGTGGTACCCGGCCCTCAGGACGATCTCTTCACCGACGAGGGAATAAAGACCTTCCTATCCGAGGAATACGTCGTCTCCGCCGCGGCGGACCGAATGGGCTACCGCATGGAGGGACCGACCATAGAACACGTCGACGGTGCGGACATAGTCTCCGACGCCATATGTCTCGGGGCGGTTCAGGTTCCGGGACACGGTCAACCGATCGTAATGATGGCGGACAGACAAACCACTGGAGGCTATACGAAGATAGCGGTCCTCACGGCCAACTCGGTGGCAAGGCTTGCCCAGAGGCTCCCGGGACAACCGGTACGTTTCTCCGCCATGAGCCAGGATCAGGCCATAATCGAGGCCAGGGAGGAAAAGGGTCGACTGGAGTCCCTCAGACTGGCCCTTGAAGGCTGGATAGCCGATCCGACGAGAGACGAAAGGGAACGGTCCGAACCGACGACGGAGGGACAATGTCGCATCACCGTCGACGGCGAAACCTACGAGGTCCAATGGGAGAAAATCTAG
- the pxpB gene encoding 5-oxoprolinase subunit PxpB, translating into MNEIEPRIRPAGDSCLVVDFGNAIALEINAKVQALRSRLEARPVPGIMELMPTYRSLAVYFDPVETDLDRLREEISAGIGSIDEQVKIGSKEAIIPVCYGGEYGPDLESVARYHGISEEEVIHRHCSNSCYCYMLGFTPGFSYLGGMDESIATPRLETPRELIPAGSVGIAGKQTGIYPIDSPGGWQLIGRTPLVMYDPAREPATLLEAGLWIRFRPVGEDEYLDIREKAIKNAYELEIVEKGDGTL; encoded by the coding sequence ATGAACGAGATAGAACCAAGGATACGGCCAGCCGGAGATTCCTGCCTGGTCGTCGATTTCGGAAACGCCATAGCCCTGGAGATAAACGCCAAGGTACAGGCTCTTAGATCCAGACTGGAGGCCCGTCCCGTTCCCGGCATCATGGAGCTAATGCCCACATATCGATCACTGGCCGTCTACTTCGACCCTGTGGAGACGGACCTGGACAGGCTTCGAGAGGAAATATCGGCCGGGATTGGATCGATAGACGAGCAAGTCAAGATAGGATCCAAAGAGGCTATCATTCCGGTATGCTACGGCGGCGAATACGGACCGGATCTGGAATCGGTGGCGAGATACCACGGGATATCCGAGGAAGAGGTCATACACCGTCACTGCTCCAACAGCTGCTACTGCTACATGCTGGGCTTCACCCCCGGATTCTCCTATCTGGGAGGAATGGACGAATCCATAGCCACCCCCAGACTGGAGACCCCCAGAGAGCTGATACCGGCGGGCAGCGTCGGCATAGCGGGCAAGCAGACCGGGATCTACCCAATAGACAGCCCCGGAGGCTGGCAGCTTATAGGGCGCACACCCCTGGTGATGTACGACCCGGCCAGAGAACCCGCCACCCTTCTCGAAGCAGGGCTCTGGATTCGATTCCGCCCGGTCGGGGAGGACGAATATCTGGACATCAGGGAAAAGGCGATTAAAAACGCCTACGAGCTGGAGATAGTCGAGAAAGGAGATGGGACACTATGA
- a CDS encoding NRAMP family divalent metal transporter: MSTEKITLGDEKAKQGSTLSVLMGAAFLMATSAIGPGFLTQTAVFTEKMQLAFAFAILASVLIDIVVQMNIWRILAVSGMRAQDVANKVLPGLGYFIAFAVALGGLVFNIGNVGGAAMGVNVLTGLPIPVGATISALIAIFIFLRKEMGNAMDKFTQILGFVMIAMVLFMVFKTQPPVGAALKEAVLPSHIDWMIVLTLVGGTVGGYISFAGAHRIIDAGLTGEENIGAISKGSINAVAITGVMRFLLFLAILGVVMMGHPLDPTNPPASAFQIGAGDLGYKIFGVILWAAGVTSVIGASYTSISFLRTLFKSVGDHYRAWMIGFIVFSTAILATIGKPVALLIFAGSINGLILPLALISVLLAAHRKDIVGNYRHPMWMSIIGYVMAAFTMWMGVKSLSKIMALFS; the protein is encoded by the coding sequence ATGTCCACGGAAAAGATCACTTTAGGAGACGAAAAGGCGAAACAGGGCAGCACTTTAAGCGTGCTGATGGGAGCGGCCTTCTTAATGGCCACATCCGCCATAGGTCCGGGATTCCTGACCCAGACGGCGGTTTTTACGGAGAAGATGCAGCTGGCCTTCGCCTTCGCCATACTGGCGTCGGTGCTGATCGATATAGTGGTCCAGATGAACATCTGGAGGATACTGGCGGTATCGGGAATGAGGGCCCAGGACGTGGCGAACAAGGTGCTTCCGGGCCTAGGATATTTCATAGCCTTCGCTGTAGCCCTAGGCGGTCTGGTTTTCAACATAGGCAACGTAGGAGGGGCGGCCATGGGAGTCAACGTCCTGACCGGCCTTCCCATACCGGTCGGAGCGACGATCAGCGCCCTCATAGCAATATTCATTTTCCTCCGCAAGGAGATGGGCAACGCCATGGACAAGTTCACCCAGATTTTGGGCTTCGTGATGATAGCCATGGTGCTGTTCATGGTTTTCAAGACCCAGCCTCCGGTAGGAGCCGCCCTTAAAGAGGCCGTGCTACCCTCCCATATCGACTGGATGATCGTCCTCACACTTGTCGGAGGAACCGTCGGAGGATACATCTCCTTCGCCGGAGCCCACAGGATAATAGACGCCGGCCTCACCGGAGAGGAAAACATCGGCGCCATAAGCAAGGGGTCCATCAACGCCGTAGCCATAACCGGAGTCATGAGGTTCCTCCTCTTCCTGGCGATCCTGGGAGTCGTCATGATGGGGCACCCCCTCGACCCGACCAATCCCCCCGCATCGGCCTTCCAGATTGGAGCGGGAGACCTGGGCTACAAGATCTTCGGGGTAATCCTCTGGGCCGCCGGGGTCACCTCTGTCATAGGTGCCTCCTACACGTCCATATCCTTCCTCAGAACGCTTTTCAAATCGGTAGGAGATCACTACAGGGCCTGGATGATAGGGTTTATAGTTTTCTCCACCGCAATACTCGCTACGATAGGCAAACCGGTGGCTCTGCTGATCTTCGCCGGATCGATCAACGGGCTTATACTGCCTCTGGCCCTGATATCGGTGCTTCTAGCGGCCCACAGAAAGGACATCGTCGGAAACTACAGACACCCCATGTGGATGTCCATCATAGGCTACGTCATGGCTGCCTTCACCATGTGGATGGGAGTCAAATCCCTGAGCAAGATCATGGCGCTGTTCTCCTGA
- a CDS encoding RNA polymerase sigma 54 subunit RpoN has product MAWIDPSPRLTQQVRTELLHLPVLIQNLRLLTMPVQELVDTAIGELADNPLYEVNPPRSWQESGILDDLSEEPSLEENLIRQMAQCRPLREERDSLPYELVRYLDHRGYLTDTQEAIADQLELTAERLDLLLERVRDIVEPPGLFARDLIHCLSLQLIRSGKEESDGAKILEMAVDLLGKGDPKDAMERLGWSRSRFDRAMEELSHLDPAPGRRTTAQVVIPELELYPDPDRPAVVLAENLPRIYMTPLTWEDDRVTSMKGRGLHIIQSIARRNASKLSLAIEVAKKQKDYLMSREGAPYPMTMTEMAEKLNRSVSTVQRIASTTWAVTPVGTVPMDRLFSRPLKSRPDMSVAQLRSRIEEASRKGMSDSELSRNLGVPRRTITWHRQRRR; this is encoded by the coding sequence ATGGCCTGGATTGACCCCTCGCCGAGACTGACCCAGCAGGTAAGGACCGAGCTGCTCCACCTACCCGTCCTTATCCAAAACCTCAGGCTACTGACCATGCCGGTACAGGAGCTAGTGGACACAGCTATAGGCGAACTGGCCGACAACCCCCTCTACGAGGTGAACCCTCCCCGATCGTGGCAGGAATCGGGTATACTGGACGACCTCTCGGAAGAGCCGTCCCTGGAGGAAAACCTTATCCGTCAGATGGCCCAGTGTCGTCCCCTTCGGGAGGAAAGGGACTCACTGCCGTATGAACTGGTCCGCTACCTAGATCACAGAGGCTACCTGACCGACACCCAGGAGGCCATTGCCGACCAGCTGGAGCTGACCGCAGAGAGGCTCGACCTCCTGCTGGAGAGAGTCAGGGATATAGTAGAACCCCCTGGACTGTTCGCAAGAGATCTGATCCATTGTCTGTCGCTGCAACTGATCAGATCGGGAAAAGAAGAGTCGGACGGGGCGAAGATCCTTGAGATGGCGGTGGACCTGCTGGGAAAGGGAGACCCCAAAGATGCTATGGAGAGGCTTGGATGGAGTCGAAGCAGATTTGACCGGGCCATGGAAGAACTATCGCACCTCGACCCAGCCCCGGGTCGCCGCACGACGGCACAGGTCGTAATCCCAGAGCTGGAGCTCTATCCCGACCCCGACAGACCTGCGGTCGTCCTGGCCGAGAACCTCCCCAGGATATACATGACCCCTCTGACCTGGGAGGACGACAGAGTGACATCCATGAAGGGCAGAGGACTTCACATAATCCAATCCATAGCCAGGAGGAACGCATCCAAACTATCCCTGGCCATCGAGGTGGCGAAAAAACAGAAAGACTACCTGATGTCCCGGGAAGGGGCCCCTTATCCTATGACCATGACGGAGATGGCCGAAAAACTGAATAGATCGGTTTCCACGGTGCAGAGAATCGCCTCAACCACCTGGGCTGTGACCCCGGTGGGAACCGTGCCTATGGACCGTCTCTTCAGCCGTCCTCTGAAATCCCGTCCGGACATGTCGGTAGCACAGCTGAGGTCGAGGATAGAGGAGGCGAGTAGAAAGGGAATGTCCGACTCGGAGCTGTCTCGAAACCTGGGAGTACCGAGAAGGACGATAACATGGCATAGACAGAGACGAAGATAG
- a CDS encoding sigma-54-dependent transcriptional regulator: MKVWIIEDERALAQGLKTAFERRGYESRTASGLKGLNSMMDQESPEIVFLDVRLDDGDGLKGLPHILQASPEAKVIVMTAFGDSALVVRAIREGAFNYLDKPFPLEAAMNMAQRASEAIALARRVSRMETSRAVSLIGSSRAVKEIGGFVEKVSRHEDVNVLIRGESGTGKEVVARMIHGASGSSGEFVAINCAAIPESLLEAELFGSRKGAYTGASTDKRGLVELADGGTLFLDEIGDMPTSLQSKMLRFLDSRSLRPLGSSREIQVSLRVVCATCANLEDRISSGAFRKDLYYRIAMLPIELPPLRERGRDALELLEHFIVLYSDRLGRPPLIPSSDVEEVFLSYRWPGNVRELKNLVERLFILKDQRDRTISLKDLPQEMLDAMPTDRESESRHETDGRPLQRQLDDFEKELLTQALSDSGGNRTRAASSLGLSRYALLRRLQKHGLD; this comes from the coding sequence ATGAAAGTCTGGATAATAGAGGACGAAAGAGCCTTGGCTCAAGGGCTCAAAACCGCCTTCGAGAGAAGGGGCTACGAGTCCCGCACCGCATCGGGGCTCAAGGGGCTGAACTCGATGATGGATCAGGAATCCCCGGAGATAGTCTTCCTCGACGTCAGGCTCGACGACGGAGACGGTCTCAAGGGACTTCCCCACATACTTCAAGCGTCTCCGGAGGCCAAGGTGATAGTTATGACAGCTTTCGGCGACTCGGCCCTGGTGGTACGAGCTATAAGGGAGGGGGCCTTCAACTATCTGGACAAGCCCTTCCCTCTGGAGGCAGCCATGAACATGGCCCAAAGGGCGTCGGAGGCAATAGCCCTTGCCAGACGGGTCTCCCGAATGGAGACGTCCCGGGCGGTCTCCCTGATAGGCTCGTCCCGGGCGGTAAAAGAGATAGGAGGCTTCGTCGAAAAAGTCTCGAGACACGAAGACGTCAACGTCCTGATAAGGGGAGAAAGCGGCACTGGGAAGGAGGTCGTGGCCAGGATGATCCACGGCGCCTCGGGAAGCTCCGGCGAGTTCGTCGCCATAAACTGCGCCGCCATACCGGAAAGTCTTCTGGAAGCCGAACTGTTCGGGTCTAGAAAAGGAGCCTACACCGGGGCTTCCACCGACAAGAGAGGACTAGTGGAGCTGGCCGACGGAGGCACCCTCTTTCTGGACGAAATAGGAGACATGCCGACCTCTCTCCAGAGCAAGATGCTTCGCTTTCTGGACTCTCGGTCCCTCAGGCCTCTGGGATCCTCCAGGGAAATCCAGGTATCCCTGAGGGTGGTATGCGCCACCTGCGCAAACCTGGAGGACAGGATATCCTCCGGAGCCTTCAGAAAAGACCTGTACTATAGGATAGCCATGCTCCCCATAGAGCTCCCCCCTCTGAGGGAACGAGGCAGAGACGCTCTGGAACTCCTGGAACACTTCATAGTTCTGTACAGCGACAGACTCGGGCGGCCGCCTCTGATTCCCTCCTCCGACGTGGAGGAAGTCTTTCTGTCCTACAGATGGCCCGGAAACGTCAGGGAGCTCAAGAACCTGGTGGAGCGTCTCTTCATACTAAAGGACCAGAGGGACCGCACCATATCTCTGAAGGACCTTCCCCAGGAGATGCTGGACGCCATGCCCACCGACAGGGAGTCCGAATCGAGGCACGAGACCGACGGCAGGCCCCTTCAACGACAGCTGGACGACTTTGAAAAAGAGCTTCTGACACAGGCGCTGTCCGACTCGGGGGGCAACAGGACCAGGGCGGCCTCCTCTCTGGGACTGTCTCGATACGCCCTTTTGAGGCGACTTCAGAAACATGGCCTGGATTGA
- a CDS encoding sensor histidine kinase — protein MVDPGSQTMIGPDLETRIKAVVTGLTFCLTVVLIAMSLSIDFHETYMSEQGKIDELSSRSSDLTSRQVMEIIDREGEAWRITSEGDGTSVTTSDGASWKVSLNGKQLLTAILHRRRHLLVAGMICLLLSAEMAVFLAYWLTRPLKRLAWGCAKVGRGDLSDLPVERSGSHELEILQDAFNAMVRGLRERQSLERRISRMERLAALGQVVAGVSHEIKNPLAAMRIHLDLLSGARSGETEDEESLQVLSSELDRLNRVVTQLLSFARPTPTVPGPIDPRELFRWCHSMVRVRLSRKSIGWHETVDDGTVLWGDRGQMQQLLLNLVLNGIEAMDGEGDLYVSCRRSSDGTSMSVQDTGGGVPDRVAERIFDPFVTSKPDGTGLGLSVVYRIVEDHRGTMDLDTSPDGTRLDLWFPGPAGKDNEEDKI, from the coding sequence ATGGTGGATCCTGGGAGCCAGACAATGATAGGCCCCGATCTGGAGACCAGGATAAAGGCAGTCGTAACGGGTCTGACCTTCTGCCTCACAGTCGTCCTGATAGCCATGTCTCTCTCCATAGATTTTCACGAAACCTACATGTCCGAACAGGGAAAGATAGACGAGCTGTCCAGTCGATCGAGCGATCTGACGTCCCGACAGGTCATGGAGATCATAGACAGAGAAGGAGAGGCCTGGCGAATAACCTCCGAAGGAGACGGCACCTCCGTGACCACCTCCGACGGAGCGAGCTGGAAGGTGAGCCTTAACGGCAAACAGCTCCTGACCGCCATACTGCACAGACGACGACACCTTCTGGTGGCGGGAATGATATGTCTGCTCCTCTCGGCGGAGATGGCCGTATTTCTGGCCTACTGGCTGACGAGGCCCCTCAAGAGGCTGGCTTGGGGTTGCGCCAAGGTCGGCAGAGGGGATCTATCGGATCTCCCCGTCGAGAGATCCGGATCCCACGAACTGGAGATACTTCAGGACGCGTTCAACGCAATGGTCAGAGGCCTGAGGGAAAGGCAGAGCCTGGAGCGTCGGATCTCCAGGATGGAGAGGCTGGCCGCCCTGGGACAGGTTGTGGCCGGGGTATCCCACGAGATAAAGAACCCCCTGGCTGCCATGAGGATCCACCTGGACCTGTTGAGCGGTGCAAGAAGCGGAGAGACGGAGGACGAAGAATCCCTACAGGTCCTCAGCTCGGAGCTGGACAGGCTCAACCGTGTGGTGACACAGCTGCTATCCTTCGCCAGGCCTACCCCGACCGTACCGGGCCCGATAGACCCCAGGGAGCTTTTCCGTTGGTGCCACAGTATGGTGAGGGTCCGACTCTCCCGAAAATCCATCGGCTGGCACGAAACGGTGGACGACGGCACCGTGCTTTGGGGAGACAGAGGGCAGATGCAGCAGCTGCTGTTGAACCTTGTGTTGAACGGCATAGAGGCCATGGACGGAGAGGGAGATCTGTACGTTTCATGCCGTAGATCCAGCGACGGAACGTCTATGTCCGTCCAGGATACCGGCGGCGGCGTGCCGGACCGTGTGGCAGAAAGGATCTTCGACCCCTTCGTGACTTCGAAACCGGACGGCACCGGGCTCGGCCTATCGGTCGTCTACAGGATAGTGGAGGACCATCGAGGGACCATGGACCTGGACACATCCCCCGATGGCACCAGACTGGATCTCTGGTTCCCCGGTCCGGCCGGCAAGGACAACGAGGAGGATAAAATATGA
- a CDS encoding sodium:solute symporter family protein, producing MTLQSLLYRLVAFGGYGMALILLAGRAFQWNETRRSFYLGGREIALWPSVGTFGATWMSAASLLGYTVLLYQEGYAAFTGSVIGWMLGLPLLPLAVIRLRKSRALSLPQWLEERYSDDRLRSLSALCLLVVYTVYLIIQFRAFGAIVGSMLDIEGFMASILVYLFVLYTTFGGLPSVVRSDGLNLMVIVLSVTVAAWSITSQTGGFPSIHERLLDLRPELLQPWPKEGILASMTMALGWGLGVAANPQYCIRIISCKDRWTAWLTLAITSLTVSWIYICLTALGLGAKALYPFVTGGFQEVLFSRLMEAGLSPLPLALLMVGVLAAAVSTANSQLLLAACSFCYDLQGEGRIPSKDPLEEDGFLFKNRIAVAIIATVTLFLSYMPLPGILQLGRYSWSMVALCFLLPLYLPRTKARGGLFGAMSTALIVYNLLVWFSGMSPETAMLPSLLIEGILWWILGARQ from the coding sequence ATGACCCTGCAATCCCTTCTGTACCGGCTGGTGGCCTTCGGAGGCTATGGAATGGCACTCATCCTGCTGGCCGGTCGAGCCTTCCAGTGGAACGAGACTAGACGATCCTTCTACCTGGGAGGCAGAGAAATAGCCCTTTGGCCCTCTGTGGGCACCTTCGGAGCCACCTGGATGAGCGCAGCGTCACTGTTGGGCTACACGGTGCTGCTGTATCAGGAGGGATACGCCGCATTCACAGGATCGGTCATAGGGTGGATGCTGGGCCTTCCCCTGCTCCCTCTGGCGGTGATAAGGCTGAGAAAGAGCCGGGCCCTGTCCCTTCCTCAGTGGCTGGAAGAGCGTTACTCGGACGACAGGCTCCGATCCCTGTCGGCCCTCTGTCTTCTGGTGGTCTACACGGTCTATCTGATAATACAGTTTAGAGCCTTCGGAGCCATCGTCGGATCCATGCTGGACATAGAGGGCTTCATGGCCTCTATCCTGGTCTACCTCTTCGTTCTCTACACCACCTTTGGAGGCCTTCCGTCGGTTGTAAGAAGCGACGGCCTCAATCTCATGGTAATAGTGCTCTCCGTCACGGTGGCGGCCTGGAGCATAACATCTCAGACCGGAGGCTTTCCCTCCATACACGAGAGACTGCTAGACCTCAGGCCAGAGCTGCTCCAGCCCTGGCCGAAGGAGGGGATATTGGCCTCCATGACGATGGCCCTGGGTTGGGGACTGGGGGTGGCGGCCAACCCTCAGTACTGCATAAGGATAATATCCTGCAAAGACAGATGGACCGCCTGGCTGACCCTGGCGATAACCTCTCTAACCGTGTCCTGGATCTACATCTGCCTCACCGCCCTGGGGCTGGGAGCCAAGGCCCTTTACCCCTTCGTAACCGGAGGATTTCAGGAGGTACTGTTCTCCCGTCTTATGGAGGCAGGCCTTTCGCCCCTTCCTCTGGCTCTGTTGATGGTGGGAGTCCTCGCCGCCGCCGTCAGCACCGCCAACTCCCAGCTGCTGCTTGCCGCTTGCTCTTTCTGTTATGACCTTCAGGGAGAGGGGCGCATACCGTCCAAAGACCCCCTGGAAGAGGACGGTTTTCTCTTCAAGAACAGGATAGCGGTGGCTATAATAGCCACCGTGACGCTGTTTCTCAGCTATATGCCCCTTCCGGGGATACTTCAACTCGGTCGCTACAGCTGGAGCATGGTGGCACTGTGCTTTCTGCTTCCCCTGTACCTTCCCAGAACTAAGGCCAGAGGAGGACTGTTCGGAGCCATGTCCACCGCCCTGATCGTCTACAACCTCCTGGTATGGTTTTCCGGAATGTCCCCCGAGACGGCGATGCTTCCGTCCCTCTTGATAGAGGGAATCCTATGGTGGATCCTGGGAGCCAGACAATGA
- a CDS encoding S9 family peptidase, which translates to MKASIVMALASTAAILITSPLWAEGRPPRIPVEDFFRLPTKTAYRLSPDGKSYSFLQPWKDRLNIHVAPVGGEAKRITSSTERDIRAYTWVNDDTLVYLQDKGGDENYHVYSLSTDGSDVRDLTPFDGVRASLLDDLEDDDTHVLIEMNRRDLRFFDVYKVNVLSGEMEMVAENPGTVGGWMTDHRGRIRIAYAMEGLKRTILYRDDEGQPFRPIFSTDFTDSVIPAGFTGDDEKLYVMSNLDRDTTALYLFDPKSGNFEDMLYERDDVDLSGIIWSRAKKKLLGVSYYTDKRQRHFFDEETERLFDRLKKRFPDYSVGISSMSKDERKMIIAVASDRMPGRLYYHDLDNPEKFELVADLYPWIDEKQMAPMKPISYETEDGLTIQGYLTLPVGLPEKGLPVVVNPHGGPEVRDTWGYNPEVQFLANRGVAVLQVNYRISTGYGKKFWMAGFKQWGRKQQDDITAGVKWLVDRGIADPDRIAIYGASYGGYATLMGLIRTPDLYRCGIDYVGVANLFTLLESIPPYWELARQKMYETIGHPEKDAELFREVSPVFHADKIKAPLFIAQGANDPRVKKAESDQMVEAMKKRGVTVQYMVKDDEGHGFHNQENRFDFYRAMEKFLTEHLELE; encoded by the coding sequence TTGAAAGCATCTATCGTCATGGCTCTGGCATCCACGGCGGCCATTCTTATTACCTCTCCTCTATGGGCCGAGGGACGGCCGCCCAGAATTCCGGTGGAGGACTTCTTCAGGCTTCCCACCAAGACCGCCTACCGCCTTTCTCCCGACGGGAAGAGTTACTCGTTTCTCCAGCCCTGGAAGGACAGGCTCAACATACACGTCGCCCCGGTCGGAGGCGAGGCAAAAAGGATAACGTCCTCCACGGAGAGGGACATCCGGGCCTACACCTGGGTAAACGACGACACCCTGGTCTACCTTCAGGACAAGGGAGGCGACGAAAACTACCACGTCTACTCACTGTCGACGGACGGATCGGACGTTAGGGACCTGACCCCCTTCGATGGAGTCAGGGCGAGCCTTCTGGACGACCTGGAGGACGACGACACCCACGTCCTGATAGAGATGAACCGCCGGGACCTCAGGTTCTTCGACGTCTACAAGGTAAACGTCCTATCCGGTGAGATGGAGATGGTCGCGGAAAACCCCGGCACGGTAGGAGGATGGATGACGGACCATAGAGGAAGGATCCGCATAGCCTACGCCATGGAGGGACTGAAGAGGACCATCCTCTACAGGGACGACGAAGGACAACCCTTCCGTCCCATATTCTCCACCGACTTCACCGACTCGGTGATACCGGCGGGCTTCACCGGAGACGACGAAAAACTCTACGTCATGTCCAACCTGGACAGGGACACAACCGCCCTATACCTATTCGACCCGAAAAGCGGAAACTTCGAGGACATGCTCTACGAGAGAGACGACGTGGACCTCTCGGGAATAATCTGGTCCAGAGCCAAAAAGAAACTGCTGGGAGTTTCCTACTACACCGACAAAAGGCAACGCCACTTCTTCGACGAAGAGACGGAGAGACTATTCGACAGACTGAAGAAGCGCTTTCCCGACTACTCGGTGGGAATCTCCAGCATGAGCAAAGACGAGAGAAAGATGATAATAGCCGTGGCAAGCGATAGGATGCCAGGAAGGCTCTACTACCATGACCTGGACAACCCGGAAAAGTTCGAGCTTGTGGCGGACCTGTACCCATGGATAGACGAAAAACAGATGGCTCCGATGAAACCGATCAGCTACGAGACCGAGGACGGCCTCACCATACAGGGCTACCTCACCCTGCCGGTGGGACTGCCGGAGAAGGGGCTTCCCGTGGTGGTCAACCCCCACGGCGGACCGGAGGTCCGGGACACCTGGGGATACAACCCGGAGGTGCAGTTTCTGGCTAACCGAGGGGTGGCGGTGCTCCAGGTAAACTACCGGATATCCACCGGATACGGCAAGAAGTTCTGGATGGCGGGCTTCAAACAGTGGGGAAGAAAGCAACAGGACGATATAACCGCCGGGGTAAAATGGCTCGTAGATCGAGGGATAGCCGATCCCGACAGGATCGCCATATATGGGGCCTCCTACGGAGGATACGCCACCCTCATGGGGCTGATACGGACCCCCGACCTGTACCGCTGCGGCATAGACTACGTCGGGGTCGCCAACCTCTTCACCCTTCTGGAGTCCATACCTCCATACTGGGAGCTCGCCAGGCAGAAGATGTACGAGACCATAGGACATCCGGAAAAGGACGCAGAGCTGTTCAGGGAGGTATCCCCGGTCTTCCACGCCGACAAGATAAAGGCACCCCTCTTCATAGCTCAGGGAGCCAACGACCCCAGGGTAAAAAAGGCCGAATCGGACCAGATGGTGGAGGCGATGAAGAAGAGGGGCGTCACGGTACAGTACATGGTGAAGGACGACGAAGGGCACGGCTTTCACAACCAGGAAAACCGCTTCGACTTCTATCGGGCCATGGAGAAATTCCTGACGGAACACCTCGAGCTGGAGTAA